atagacaatagaatagttcaTAGATTGAGCAATACATTGGGCAATAGACTAGTGAATACAATAGCCAATTTGCAATTACTTTACTCGAGTACttaagctatctaatctctgaccattgttgccccgttgcttaacttttgAGGTGTAAAACTTCACATCGGTTTACAGCACCTTCAATCTATCAATCAATATATGCAAGGATTAtaaacaccaatttatagtACCGGCCGACTTGAGGTGTTGGTAACACCTctgttccccgggattgcaataacaccaaggtggagttttcaccaaggtaacatgccccggggggactacaatagacaatagaatagttcaTAGATTGAGCACTACATTGGGCAATAGACTAGTGAATACAATAGCGAATTGTATAGAAcagccaatagactagtccatagactatgtAATAGTCCACaggctaatcaatagactagttaactGGAAAATtgatagaatagtcaatagactagttcatatatTCCAGTTCATATATTCCACGGCCTAGTCAATAGAATCTTCAATAGACTAGCATATACAATAGTTCACATGCTaagcaatagactagtcaacaaacTACACATTCGATTATTATCAAGTCATTAggcaagtctgtagtctagtcaatagattggtccatagtctagtaaatagacGAATCAATACCTAAAAGTATCAATAGACTATTGAATAATCTAATCAAAAGAAATATTCATTGTCTAGTTAATAGAATCttcaatagactagtacatagaaAAGTTCACATGCTAAggaatagactagtcaacagacgaATGTGTAGTCTAACATATTGTCATTAGCCAAGTTTGTAGTCAAGTCAATAGATTGGTCCGTAGTCTAGTGAATAGACGAATCAATGGACTAATGAATAATCAATAGAATCTACAACTGACTAGCACATAGAATAGTTCACATGGTtagcaatagactagtcaacaaacTACACATTCGATTAACACAAAGTCATTAgccaagtctgtagtctagtcaatagactagtccgtagtctagtgAATAGACTAACCAATACCTAAAAGAATCAATAGACAAatgaataatataattaaaagtcTACTGAGTAGACAAGTCCGAAGTCTAGGCTATAAAGAACACAATTGTAAGGAATATTTATTGGCTGGCCAATAGACTAGTGCATAGAGTAGTTTACATGCTaagcaatagactagtcaacaaacTACACATTCGATTAACATAAGCCAAGTCTGTCGTCTGGGTAATAGactagtccgtagtctagtgAATAGACTTATCAATgcctaaaaaagtcaaaagactAATGAATAATCTTATCAAAAGTATAGTGAAAAATATtcattgtctagtcaatagaattaACAGTAAACCAGCACATAGAATAGTTCACATGCTAAGCAATAGGCTAGTCAACAAACTACACATTCGATTAACATAATCTAAGTCTGTAGTATAGTGAAAAGACTGGTCTGTTGTCTAGTGAATCAATGCCTAAAAGAATGAATAGAATCTACAATAGACTAGCGCATAAAAAAGACTACACATTCGACTAACATATAGCCATTGgacaagactctagtctagtccatagtctagtgaATATACTAAACAATACATAAAAAGAGTCAATAGGCTAATGAACAATCTAATCAAAAGTTTAGTGAGTAGACAAGTCCGAAGTCTAGGCAATTGTAAGAAATATTCAATGtcatacaatatttaaaatattactacCTTCCCTATACATAACTACATAGTTAAAAAGCATTACAACAAattctatttaatataaattatatatttcaatttaatatcttatacaaaaaatatctttatacattattcaattttttattctatttgtgCTGctcaatttttaaatgttgtaaaaaaaacttacaaaattttcttactaAGGAAATGCAgtttattaaactaattaaacaaaataataacaacaagttAAACAACAAAGTTTGTATAGTTcatttaactaaactaaaaaaaacacagcaaaaagaaataaatttaactaaaaacctaaacaaaacaacagcataattaaaacacaacattttaataaattaaaaataaaaaaaaactttcatcaaaacaacacatacacaaacacacactaaACTATCCACCAAAGAAATCAAAaccaaaaaagtcaataaaattcttttcattTGAATCAATTCTTCACTTTATTTCACTTCCTCCCCCCCCCACTAAcccttaaacaacaacaacaattagttAAAACTTCATACTTTACCAAATCAAAAGTGTTGTTATAAACGCAAACAAAATGGCTGATGATCCCATAAATCAACAACAATTTGAAGAAGATGTTTTGGCTGCTGCCGGTCAAGATGGTTCCATGAATCTAGGTGATCCTGATGGTAATTTCAAATTGCCCAGTGTCGAGGAAGTATGGAAACTTATCGAACAAATGGATGGTATTAGCGATGAAGAACGTGCTAGTATAAGAGAAAATCTATATAATCCACAGGATGGTACACCACAGGATTTTTTAAAGCGTTTTGCTCAACCCACTGTTACGCATTCATCGTGGGATTATATGATATTCGTTGCTATGATTGTTATACTTTTCCTTATATTTGGTAAGAATTttggttatattttaaaatgttttttttttttttttttttaaagaaatgtaaaaatttttatgacatacaatgatacaacgatacgacaacGATTGTGTATTGGACAAAATTATTTCGTAGATTATTGTTTATTCTAATCAGGTGTTtatatgactatagactgtaacAGGTATTTACAACGAACGAACCAACAAACTCATAACGTTTGTATATTTGCCACATTTTCAAGAAGATAGATTTCCGTGTTACCTACTAAACAGCAAATTAAAAGatgttatttttagatttataaaaatttgataagCCCATCCATTta
The window above is part of the Lucilia cuprina isolate Lc7/37 chromosome 6, ASM2204524v1, whole genome shotgun sequence genome. Proteins encoded here:
- the LOC111679134 gene encoding uncharacterized protein LOC111679134 isoform X1 is translated as MADDPINQQQFEEDVLAAAGQDGSMNLGDPDGNFKLPSVEEVWKLIEQMDGISDEERASIRENLYNPQDGTPQDFLKRFAQPTVTHSSWDYMIFVAMIVILFLIFALFGYKLYKSLMEKELKKQEKLKQKQSKKSKKAN